A portion of the Enterobacter sp. SA187 genome contains these proteins:
- a CDS encoding ABC transporter ATP-binding protein: MNKPLLNVQHLSKTFTRRGHSVQAVQDVSFNIHAGETYALVGESGSGKSTIGRTLLGLTPASGGRVDFNGQSLLDLSAAGWRSVRKDIQMIFQDPLSTLDPKRTIGYSIEEPLIIHGERDAQRRKKAVAAMLEQVGLRAQDAGRYPQAFSGGQRQRIGIARALILRPKLIICDEPVSALDVSIQSQVLNLLMDLQRDYGLAYLFISHDLNVVRHVADRVGVMYRGQLVEEATSAQLFAHPQHDYTRWLLSAILPAHPAEKNRLPAAVNA; the protein is encoded by the coding sequence ATGAATAAGCCGTTGCTGAACGTACAGCATCTGTCCAAAACCTTTACCCGCCGCGGGCACAGCGTGCAGGCGGTGCAGGACGTCAGTTTTAACATCCATGCCGGGGAAACCTACGCGCTGGTCGGCGAATCCGGCAGCGGTAAAAGCACCATCGGGCGCACTCTTCTCGGTTTAACCCCGGCCTCCGGCGGGCGGGTGGATTTCAACGGCCAGTCGCTGCTGGATCTCAGCGCCGCCGGATGGCGCAGCGTGCGCAAAGACATTCAGATGATCTTCCAGGATCCGCTCTCCACGCTCGATCCAAAGCGCACCATTGGCTACAGCATTGAGGAACCATTGATCATTCACGGCGAACGCGATGCGCAGCGTCGTAAAAAAGCGGTGGCGGCGATGCTGGAACAGGTCGGTCTGCGGGCGCAGGATGCCGGACGTTATCCGCAGGCGTTTTCAGGCGGACAGCGCCAGCGTATCGGCATCGCGCGGGCGCTGATCCTGCGTCCGAAGCTGATCATCTGCGATGAACCGGTGTCGGCGCTGGACGTTTCCATTCAGTCACAGGTGCTGAATCTGCTGATGGATTTGCAGCGCGACTATGGCCTCGCCTACCTGTTTATCTCTCACGATCTCAATGTGGTGCGTCACGTGGCGGATCGGGTTGGCGTGATGTATCGCGGACAACTGGTGGAAGAGGCGACCAGCGCGCAGCTTTTTGCCCATCCGCAGCATGACTACACGCGCTGGCTGCTGTCGGCGATACTGCCTGCGCATCCCGCAGAAAAAAACCGGCTTCCTGCGGCGGTGAATGCGTAA
- a CDS encoding ABC transporter permease: MKWFLFHRLMALLPVLLVVSLVVFCLVHLAPGDPVLVILGNDASPQDIAALRQQMGLDQPLLMQFVRWAGAVLSGDLGHSLFLNASVSELFLQHLTPTLALALYAQLIALVLGLGSGAISAWQHGGMADRIIRALATFGMSVPGFLLGLFLIFFFAVQLRWFPVVGYRSTNENGLQNLWYLTLPAIALGFRIAALISRMTRAVMLDVLQENFIHTARAKGVPERMVLLRHTLKNALIPVLTICGESFASLVTGTIVIESVFGIPGVGSLVVDSIERRDFTVIQGVVLLITVCYVLINLAVDVLSYMVDPRLSVEGSESA; the protein is encoded by the coding sequence ATGAAGTGGTTCTTGTTTCACCGGCTGATGGCGCTGCTGCCCGTGCTGCTGGTGGTATCGCTGGTGGTGTTTTGCCTGGTGCATCTTGCGCCGGGCGATCCGGTGCTGGTGATCCTCGGCAATGACGCCAGCCCGCAGGACATTGCCGCGCTGCGCCAGCAGATGGGGCTGGATCAGCCGCTGCTGATGCAATTTGTGCGCTGGGCGGGGGCGGTGTTGTCCGGCGATCTGGGCCACTCGCTGTTTCTCAATGCCAGCGTCAGCGAGCTGTTTTTACAGCATCTCACCCCGACGCTGGCCCTTGCACTGTACGCGCAGCTGATTGCGCTGGTGCTGGGGCTGGGGAGCGGGGCGATCAGCGCCTGGCAGCATGGCGGCATGGCCGACCGGATCATTCGCGCGCTGGCTACCTTCGGCATGTCGGTACCGGGCTTTCTGCTCGGCCTGTTCCTGATCTTCTTTTTCGCCGTGCAGCTGCGCTGGTTTCCGGTGGTGGGCTATCGCTCCACCAACGAAAACGGTCTGCAAAATCTCTGGTATCTGACGCTGCCCGCCATTGCGCTCGGTTTTCGTATTGCCGCGCTGATCTCACGCATGACCCGCGCGGTAATGCTCGACGTGCTGCAGGAGAATTTTATTCATACCGCCCGCGCCAAAGGCGTGCCCGAGCGCATGGTGCTGCTGCGCCATACGCTGAAAAACGCCCTGATCCCGGTGCTGACCATCTGCGGGGAATCCTTCGCCTCGCTGGTCACCGGCACCATCGTCATCGAAAGCGTATTCGGCATTCCCGGCGTCGGCTCGCTGGTGGTGGACTCCATCGAGCGGCGGGATTTCACGGTGATCCAGGGCGTGGTGCTGCTGATCACCGTCTGTTACGTGCTGATTAATCTGGCGGTGGACGTGCTCAGCTATATGGTCGATCCACGCCTGTCCGTCGAGGGGAGTGAAAGCGCATGA
- a CDS encoding M20 family metallopeptidase codes for MSISELTARLEQSLNQHRDEYIAISKDIHAHPETGNNEYYASGLLTALLAKNGFTVTANVAGHETAFYAVKESGRPGPTIAYLAEFDALIDIGHACGHNIIGVSSIAAAIALSQTLDKTGGKVVVLGTPAEEGGLRGKGGPNGNVKARFVEHGFLRDVDAAMMVHPGGRTRLTGPFLANNHLYFHFYGKPSHAGSSPHKGVNALDALVLLYNGISVLRQQLPDGVRVHGIITNGGQAPNVIPEYASAHFYIRAESREAVEALEPRIRAIAEGAALATGATVKIEHQVGPRDFNINDTLNNLFLEEFTAVGEPVDLSAKEGKGSTDVGDISHAVPTAHPSIKIGPDDLIGHTVAFREAANSEKGYEALITGALVLARAGLRLLTEPALLQAAKDEFAGRPTTSNAA; via the coding sequence ATGAGCATTAGCGAGTTAACCGCACGACTGGAACAGAGCCTTAATCAACACCGCGACGAGTACATCGCCATCTCAAAAGATATTCATGCGCACCCGGAAACCGGTAACAATGAATATTACGCCAGCGGCCTGCTGACGGCGCTGCTGGCGAAAAATGGCTTTACCGTCACGGCCAACGTCGCCGGTCACGAAACCGCCTTCTATGCGGTAAAAGAGAGCGGCAGGCCAGGGCCGACCATTGCTTATCTCGCCGAATTTGATGCGCTGATCGATATCGGCCACGCCTGTGGACATAACATCATCGGCGTTTCCAGCATCGCCGCCGCCATTGCCCTGAGCCAGACGCTGGATAAAACCGGCGGCAAAGTCGTGGTGCTGGGCACGCCTGCGGAAGAGGGCGGGCTGCGGGGTAAAGGTGGACCGAATGGCAACGTGAAAGCCCGCTTTGTTGAGCACGGATTCCTGCGGGATGTAGACGCGGCGATGATGGTGCATCCGGGTGGCAGAACGCGTCTGACCGGGCCGTTCCTTGCCAATAACCATCTCTACTTCCACTTTTATGGAAAACCCTCCCATGCGGGCAGCTCGCCGCACAAAGGGGTCAACGCGCTGGACGCGCTGGTGCTGCTCTATAACGGCATCAGCGTGCTGCGCCAGCAACTGCCGGACGGCGTGCGCGTCCATGGCATCATCACTAATGGCGGCCAGGCGCCGAACGTGATCCCTGAATACGCCTCGGCGCATTTTTATATCCGCGCGGAAAGCCGTGAGGCCGTTGAAGCGCTGGAGCCACGCATCCGGGCGATTGCCGAGGGCGCTGCGCTGGCGACCGGCGCGACGGTAAAAATTGAACATCAGGTCGGCCCGCGGGATTTCAACATCAATGACACGCTGAATAACCTGTTTCTTGAAGAGTTCACGGCAGTGGGCGAACCGGTCGATCTCAGCGCCAAAGAGGGCAAAGGATCGACGGACGTCGGCGACATCAGCCATGCAGTGCCCACTGCGCATCCGTCCATCAAGATTGGCCCGGACGATTTGATCGGCCACACGGTCGCCTTCCGCGAAGCCGCCAACTCTGAAAAAGGGTACGAAGCCTTAATCACCGGGGCGCTGGTGCTGGCGCGCGCCGGGCTGCGGCTGCTCACCGAGCCTGCGCTGCTTCAGGCGGCGAAGGATGAATTTGCCGGACGACCTACCACCTCAAACGCGGCCTGA
- a CDS encoding ABC transporter permease — MTRNKLWLWCGVLAGIVLLSVCGTFFSPYDPYAIDPLSRLKAPGAAHWFGTDNFGRDLFVRVALAVRVSFSVGAAVAVIAGAIGMLTGLLCAWYRPVDRILMRVCDGLFAFPSLLLAIAIVGVLGPNIANVVLALSLVYVPSIARVIRGAALVIKEKNFIEALRAQGASPARIIWLHLLPNVLSPLIVQVTWVFSVAILTEAALSFLGSGVPAPTPSLGNLLLEGKAVIFTAWWMTFFPGIAIVLLILALNIIGDDLRDSAEPGLKPLPQRVLRLLKKGEQHG; from the coding sequence ATGACGCGAAACAAACTCTGGCTATGGTGCGGCGTGCTGGCGGGCATTGTGCTGCTCTCGGTGTGCGGCACCTTTTTCAGCCCTTACGATCCTTATGCTATCGATCCGCTCAGCCGCCTGAAGGCCCCCGGCGCGGCGCACTGGTTTGGCACCGATAACTTTGGCCGCGATCTGTTTGTGCGCGTGGCGCTGGCGGTGCGGGTATCGTTTTCCGTCGGGGCGGCGGTGGCGGTAATAGCCGGGGCGATCGGCATGCTGACCGGGCTGCTCTGCGCCTGGTATCGCCCGGTGGATCGCATTCTGATGCGCGTCTGCGACGGGCTGTTCGCCTTTCCGTCGTTGCTGCTGGCTATCGCTATTGTCGGCGTGCTGGGGCCGAACATCGCTAACGTTGTGCTGGCGCTGTCGCTGGTATACGTGCCGTCCATTGCGCGGGTGATCCGCGGCGCAGCGCTGGTTATCAAAGAGAAAAATTTCATTGAAGCCCTGCGCGCGCAGGGAGCCTCCCCGGCGCGCATTATCTGGCTACATCTGCTGCCGAACGTGCTGTCGCCGCTGATTGTGCAGGTCACCTGGGTGTTCTCAGTGGCTATTCTGACCGAGGCCGCGCTGAGCTTTTTAGGATCCGGCGTGCCTGCGCCCACGCCCAGCCTCGGCAATCTGCTGCTGGAGGGAAAAGCAGTGATCTTTACCGCCTGGTGGATGACCTTTTTTCCCGGCATCGCCATTGTGCTGCTGATCCTCGCGCTGAATATTATCGGCGACGACCTGCGCGACAGCGCCGAGCCGGGGCTGAAACCGCTGCCGCAGCGTGTCCTGCGCCTGCTGAAAAAAGGGGAGCAACATGGTTAA
- a CDS encoding ABC transporter substrate-binding protein, with translation MKMTFSAAALLLAAALPWGSALAEAVNRNATLNIAYGNRPGTLDPYLTTNNATSDVDRHIFEELFTINDKFEPVPDLVASYTLSDDRKTYTFVLRDDVKFHDGQPLTADDVVASMTRWLAVSTQGKANLPGAQFSKVDDKTVRLTLPEPSLIALNVLADVKNIAAIMPKRLIDQANSSKKPVTELIGTGPYKLAEFKQGEYLHLTRYDGFVSRKEPSSGLSGAKPANVKDIWFRYITDESTRLAGAMTGEYDIVFNLPKDNIDALTNAPDLSLARPESGGSLITYLFNKQQGPFADLKLRQAFNLALDVHQTLLAGYSDPRFFKEDPSLGFPNQVDWYSEAGKPFWNQHKLEEARKLVKESGYKGEEVVIIATKEYAELYNLAIVAQQVLKQIGVKSRLDVYDWPTVLQRRQDPKNFDLCALEFSMRQVLHQYPFLDSRAKFPGLSNSQEIDAALDGIKQAASLKEARPLVDKLNVLTWQYLPVIVLGHTTPEPVALKKNVHGYHDLIGPVLWNVTVTP, from the coding sequence ATGAAAATGACATTCTCTGCCGCCGCACTGCTGCTGGCGGCGGCTTTACCCTGGGGAAGCGCACTGGCCGAAGCCGTGAACCGTAATGCGACGCTGAACATCGCCTATGGTAACCGGCCCGGCACTCTCGATCCGTATCTCACCACCAATAACGCCACCTCTGATGTGGATCGCCATATCTTTGAAGAGCTGTTCACCATCAACGATAAGTTTGAGCCGGTGCCGGATCTGGTGGCGTCCTATACGCTGAGTGACGATCGCAAAACCTACACCTTCGTGCTGCGCGACGACGTGAAGTTCCACGATGGTCAGCCGCTCACCGCCGATGACGTGGTGGCTTCCATGACGCGCTGGCTGGCGGTATCGACGCAGGGTAAAGCTAACCTGCCGGGGGCGCAGTTCAGCAAGGTGGACGACAAAACCGTGCGCCTCACGCTGCCGGAGCCTTCGCTAATCGCCCTTAACGTGCTGGCGGACGTGAAAAACATCGCCGCCATCATGCCCAAACGCCTGATCGACCAGGCCAACAGCAGCAAAAAACCGGTCACCGAGCTTATCGGTACCGGGCCATACAAACTCGCGGAGTTTAAACAGGGCGAGTATTTACATCTGACGCGCTATGACGGCTTTGTGTCGCGCAAAGAGCCGTCCAGCGGACTTTCCGGCGCTAAGCCAGCCAACGTAAAAGACATCTGGTTCCGCTATATCACCGATGAATCCACGCGGCTGGCCGGAGCGATGACCGGCGAATACGACATTGTGTTTAACCTGCCGAAAGACAATATCGATGCCCTTACCAACGCGCCGGATCTGAGCCTGGCGCGGCCCGAAAGCGGCGGTTCGCTGATCACCTATCTGTTCAACAAACAGCAAGGGCCGTTCGCTGACCTAAAGCTTAGACAGGCGTTTAACCTCGCGCTCGACGTGCACCAGACGCTGCTGGCGGGCTACAGCGATCCGCGTTTCTTTAAAGAAGATCCGTCGCTGGGATTCCCGAATCAGGTGGACTGGTACAGCGAGGCGGGCAAGCCATTCTGGAACCAGCATAAACTCGAGGAGGCTCGCAAACTGGTTAAAGAATCCGGTTATAAGGGCGAAGAAGTGGTGATTATCGCCACCAAAGAGTATGCAGAGCTGTATAACCTGGCGATTGTCGCCCAGCAGGTGCTGAAACAGATCGGCGTCAAATCCCGGCTGGACGTCTACGACTGGCCGACGGTACTGCAACGCCGTCAGGATCCGAAGAACTTCGATCTGTGTGCGCTGGAGTTCTCCATGCGTCAGGTGCTGCACCAGTATCCCTTCCTCGACTCCCGGGCGAAGTTTCCGGGTCTGAGCAACAGTCAGGAAATCGATGCGGCGCTTGATGGCATCAAGCAGGCGGCATCGCTGAAAGAAGCGCGGCCACTGGTGGATAAACTGAACGTGCTGACCTGGCAGTATCTGCCGGTTATCGTGCTTGGTCATACCACGCCTGAGCCGGTCGCCCTGAAGAAAAACGTGCACGGCTACCATGATCTGATTGGGCCGGTGCTGTGGAATGTTACCGTCACGCCGTAA
- a CDS encoding ABC transporter ATP-binding protein: protein MVNPPPLLSVKDLRVNFATPQGVVAPVRGVSFTVHHHETLGIIGESGCGKSVTAQALMGLLSPRTSRTEGEIALGGQRLDTLPATARRRRCGGEMAMIFQDPLSSLNPVLTIGFQIEESLKLHTALNRAQRQQKRLRLLEQVGIADAARCVNAWPHELSGGMRQRVMIAMAIASAPSLLIADEPTTALDATIQAQILQLLDDIKQQSGMGIIFITHDLSVVARLCQRVVVLYAGQVVEETDVMTLFENPRHPYTRALLAARPSLSHTPKTRLEEIRGSVPALDALPGGCTFADRCPLATATCRAQPPQLRPLGGHGHQVRCWRAEETGVMP from the coding sequence ATGGTTAATCCGCCGCCGCTGTTAAGCGTCAAAGATTTGCGGGTGAATTTCGCCACGCCGCAGGGCGTGGTGGCCCCGGTGCGCGGCGTCTCCTTTACCGTTCATCATCATGAAACGCTGGGCATCATCGGTGAATCCGGTTGCGGGAAAAGCGTCACCGCGCAGGCGCTGATGGGGCTATTGTCCCCGCGCACCAGCCGCACTGAAGGTGAAATCGCCCTCGGCGGTCAACGCCTCGACACGCTCCCGGCAACGGCACGTCGTCGGCGCTGCGGCGGCGAGATGGCGATGATTTTCCAGGATCCGCTCTCCAGCCTGAACCCGGTGCTGACTATCGGCTTTCAGATTGAAGAAAGCCTGAAGCTGCATACCGCGTTAAACCGGGCGCAGCGCCAGCAAAAACGGCTGCGCCTGCTGGAGCAGGTGGGCATTGCTGATGCCGCCCGCTGCGTCAACGCCTGGCCCCATGAGCTTTCCGGCGGCATGCGCCAGCGGGTGATGATCGCCATGGCGATCGCCAGTGCTCCGTCGCTGCTGATTGCCGATGAGCCGACCACCGCGCTGGACGCCACTATCCAGGCGCAAATCCTGCAACTGCTGGACGACATCAAACAGCAGAGCGGAATGGGGATCATCTTTATTACCCACGACCTGAGCGTGGTGGCGCGGCTGTGTCAGCGCGTGGTGGTGCTCTACGCCGGGCAGGTGGTGGAGGAAACGGACGTGATGACGCTGTTCGAAAATCCCCGCCATCCCTATACCCGCGCGCTGCTGGCGGCGCGGCCCTCGCTGTCCCACACGCCGAAGACGCGGCTGGAGGAGATCCGCGGCAGCGTCCCGGCGCTGGATGCGCTGCCGGGCGGCTGTACCTTTGCCGATCGCTGTCCGCTGGCGACCGCCACCTGTCGCGCACAGCCGCCGCAGCTGCGCCCGCTCGGCGGTCACGGTCATCAGGTGCGCTGCTGGCGCGCAGAAGAAACGGGAGTCATGCCATGA